The sequence TGGCACATACATTTTGTTGACCTCACGCAGAAGCGTTACATCGAAGACTACCTGCATAATTAGATGCATAATAACACGATTGCCCAGATATTTGCAAACAGTGTTCATCTAGTGGTATGCCTGGCGCTGGAATGAACTTTCCATAGCTTAGTGCTAAGGAAGGTTAACGGTTTCGGCGTCTTCTTACAATTCTGTGGTGATATATTTACACACTTTTTCAGAATAGTTTGTTTGTTGAAAAACCGACtggtaaaaattggcccggagggccaagtgtcatatactattcgactcagttcatgttagattcaaatgaatggaatctcggtcccatacggaattcctgaattccttccggatccgacttccgtaggaaaactattatttttcaaaatctagACGTATTAATCATAGCTTCTACTACTATCTGAAATACGTATCTATTATTTCgggtttgaaattcaatttgaatttgcaGGCAAAGATTGATAGTATTGCCGAAACCGTCGGTGTATAGAGTAATCGACCGATCCATAATCGAGTGTTGCTCTACAAGACCGAGGAAGGCTCGTGCAGTACCCctatcacggctggagtaccagaGGGATCCATCTTAGGCCCTCTCCtgtggaacattatgtacgatagcgtactgaggttgaggctcccacCGGACGTCATGATAGTTGGGTTTGCAGAGGATGTCACACCGACAGCTTATGGTTCGCAGAGGTCGAactggaggactggctgcgtagcaaaCAACTGCAACTTGCGCATCAGAAAACCGAGATGATTGTGACCAACAACAGGAGACGTCGATAAACGCCGGTAACTGCGAGATCTCCTCCAAAAGATCGCTTAAGCAACTGGGAGTAGGCGACAAACTCAAGATGACCAACAGTTCACAGATATGATATAATAAAGGTAGATTACTGGCGGAAGTGACCGTATCGGTCCTCAGGTACGGTAGCCCAGTATGGGCCATTACTAAAGGTGGAACGAAACGTACAATACTGGAGTGTCTTCGCGTGATCAGCGCGTACCGAATCTGGAGAAGCAGAATGTGTGGTAGCAAATATAATGCCTATTGGTTTGATTGTCAAGTAGGATGCGAAGTGCTACAGCAAGTGGAGCCACAAAAACACCCGTAGAACCGCAAAAGCTGCTCAACCAACGACTAATTCCAAGAGTCTCCGGATGGATCGATAGACCCCAGCGCGAAGTTAACTTTGGCTTGACACAATTCCTTACAGGCTACGGTTGTTTCAGGAAATATCTGCACAGGTTCGACCATGCGGCACCGCCTGCCTGCCCAGACAAGATCGATACGGCAGGCACGAACTGTTTGCATACTGCAACGAAACTGGAGCGTTGAATAGTAACAGGTAGTTGCAACCGCCGAGCGCTAAAACAAGAAGGATCAGCGAATAAGCGTCTGTTCATGACAGTACCGCTACGTATTGATGGTCCCGGGAGCAAGAGACCCTAGCTAACTGTATGACCTTTTTTCTTGCTCGGTGGGTTCCGTCAAGGGCCCCTAAGACCGTGGGTCCGGGGCTACGTGCCCACACTGTTCCTCTGAAAAAGCGGCCCAGGTTCGTGATAACTTTCTTCGTCTAGCAACTTCCCGTCAGTGTTGTCAAGATTCTTCGTCGGGGACTGAACGAGTAGATCGTAACACCGACAAATCTCATcgaagcgccagtgaaccggaagccatccttcaaccggaatcactgactCAACCCAAGGATCCTTCCGATAGATTTGTCAAAGGGTATCTGAAGTGTCACCCAAGTGTCTTGGGTGAAGGTTAGATCATTCGTCGGTGTAGattagatcctttgtcggggactatcCGAGTAGTAGCCATAACACCGAATTCGATTCGCCGGGTGCCAGTGAATCTGGAACTCCTTCTGGTGTCACGTGTCATGTAAATGAAGATTCGGTGTTGGGAACTTCCTCCGTTAGgtaactctccgtcggtgtagactagatccatTGTCATGGATCACCAGCATGGGGTCGCCGAAACACCAGGGAAACCGAAAGCCACTCTCCAACAGGAATCGCCAGACCTACCTCGACACCAAACTGATCGAATCTTCGAAGTGAAGCCAGTGGCTCGAATCCGGGAGCTAAATGGTTTGAAACTGGGAGCTAAATTCAAAAAGTAGGAGAGAAATGTGCAGCTCTCCATACTGGCGATGAACAAAGCCGGGAAAGAAGCTAAGAGCACCTATGGCCTTCCACCCTgaagtaatacctaacggtGGTACCGCGGCGGTAGATTTGGAGATTCAAGGTGTTTTAATATGTAGTTTCAGTTACAGTTAGGTAGTCTTGTGGAGAGTCTCACACCGTGTGAAGAGAAATTTCATCTTGTTGAAAAAACGGAAGTAGCATCCGGATAAACAAAAACCAGTGGCGTCGCGTGACCAAATTGTGCACTGATcatgtggtatgatatcagaagtAACGAATCGTTGTAAgttaaaactaaagattgaggaatagatatccgcttgtgtttttcaatacaatggaaTAACGATCTACTTTtggatggattttttttaaataaactcattcaataatacaataatataaataataaatgtATTAATATTCGATCCAATAGAAGAATTCGGCGCTCTGCACGAATCTGTCAATAACTttatcaataaaaccgcttcgacgttgcaactgatacAGCAATTGGTTTTCAActgtcataagcataagccactgtgtATATACAAGAAACGAAGCCAAGCGTGACAGAGATAACAACTAACAAAATTGATTGTGGAAACTATATCGTATATTTTGCCGTGATTTCGTTTATTCTAAAGtttaaaattgtactggattGTAGATCCTGTAACGTGCTTTAACTAGTAATTATTCTCTTGTGTGTGCTACATTGAATCACGAAGTTATCATCAGAATTGATTACTATATTTCGGCTGAACCGAGAAGCCTAAATAACAAGTGATAGTACGGCATCATCCGCTGTTGTGTTGCCCGCACTGGGGCGAAGAGGAAGAAAATGACTTCTGTTCAATGCAGTGTGTGCTCTGCGCGTATTATTTCTGAAACCGATCGGATTTATTGTTTCGGTGGCTGTAATCAAGTGCTTCATATGAAATGTTCTGATCTGGGCAGTGCTTGTTTGGGTTTGATGCAAAAAAATATTGGCTTGAAGTATATGTGTTTCGACTGCCGTAAACATCAAACTACGCTTAACGATGTGTTAAAGATGTGTTCTGAACTGCTATGCAAAATTGATTTGCTGTCCACCGCTGTGAATAATCTTGAACCGAAATTTTTGGACACGATTAAATCGCAATGCCAAGAAGTAGAAGACCGCGTAGTACTGCGTATTGAATCTACTTTAGAGAATGTTGCTCAAACTGAAGAAACTTTTGCTACAGTCACTCGTTccggaaaaaattcaaaacgaaaAGCCACtgatttaccaagcaatgacAATACAACGAATCTTACTGACAATAGTGGACTGTTGAGATCCGGCAAGAGACGTAAAACGGTTTTTCTAAAAACCGATAAAGCTAACACCAAGACTAGCCACAGTTCAGAATCAACAAGCAGCCTGCCTAGTACTGAAGTAGCATGCAATGAAACTATCATGAAAATGAAGCAAACTGTTCTGTTTAAGCCGAAGAAAACCCAGCCGATTGAAGCAACAAAACAGATAATTCGCGAAAAATTCGACCCAGTTACCTTTTCTGTGAAAGAAGTACAATACCGCAATACCGGAGAAGTTTCAGTACGTTGTGACTCGAATGAGCGTGCACTAAAACTGATAGATAGTGCCAAAACTTTGTTGCACGAGAACTACGACATCGAACTGCTGAGACCACTACGACCAAGATTAAAAATTGTCGGCATTACAGACGAATTATCAGAGGaggaaatcgttgaaaaaatcaaacTGCAAAATAATTTACCTGAGACAAGTTATTTGAAAGTTATCAGAGTGCTGAACAAACAAACCCGGAACAATAGTGGATTAACAGTAATAGCGGAAACCGATGCTCTATCGTTTTACCAATTGACAAAATTACAACGAATCAACATCGGCTGGGAGCGGTGTAAAGTTTTTGAAGTTGTTGACGTCATGCGCTGCTATAAATGCTCCGAATATGGACATAAGGCGGCAACATGCGTGAAACAGCTGTGTTGCCCAAAATGCGCGGAGGCTCACGAAGCTAACGAATGTGTTTCTGATATTGCCAAATGCATTAATTGTCACAACCAGAATGAGAATTTGAATGCTTTAAACACCGAGAAACTTGATATCAGTCATCACTCTTGGAGTTCACAGTGTCCCCTTTACAAAAAGCGACTAGAAAAAGCCAAACTTAGAATTGATTACACTATCTAGCAATCAATGTATGGTGCCCTTCCGGATGAGGATGTTCAAACGATATCGAATGAGTCAGTTGAATCTCCTGCTCTGTCAGGTAAACACATAACAAGTATATGTCCTTCCGAGGCTTCGATAGATACTACGCACGCTCAAAGTGGACTACACTTCCAGCTCTCTGCTGCTGTTGCCGGTTCGACCAATGATCGTGAACTCCATGAGTTTAACCTGCCAGCCACTCAGGGAACCAATAATAAGGATGTAAACCTCGCTCTTCAATCTCCTGATTCGTTCATCAGTCAAATTCAAGATACTGCTACTGAGCACAGTTTCTCAGGTAAATTTACTACACGTATATGTTCAGTCATAGCTGGGTCAGAAAACTACACTGCCTTAAATAGCCCCCCTTGCGTTCCAGACTTACACTCTAATATGGATACCGGCGAGCTGACTTTGTACTATCAGAATGTAGGCGGCATCAACACATCCATTGCAGAATATTCACATGCCTGCTGCGACGACGCATTTGATATTTATGCTTTTACCGAAACTTGGTTAAATAATGACACACGATCTAGTCAATTATTCAGTTCTAACTACAATGTATACCGTCAGGATCGTTCGAGCTCTAATAGTTCTAAACGTCGCGGTGGGGGTGTCTTACTCGCCGTTCGCTCGTGCTATAAAAGCCGTTTAATTGTTCCTCCTGAATCATCGGGTGTCGAACACGTATGGGTTGCAATCAGTTTACGCACCTGTACACTCTTTATCTGCGTCATCTACATTCCGCCTGACCGTACCAATGACACTCAATTTATAAATGAACACTTGCAATCCATGTCTTGGATCGTCTCTCAAATGCTAACAACCGATAACATCGTGATTTTAGGCGACTTCAATTTCAGTGGAATACTATGGCAATCCCATTCATCTCGCTACCTGTTCCCCGATGTTAGTCGTTCATCTATTGGAGCGTTGGCTACTCAGCTGTTGGACGAGTATAGCACAGCCGGTTTAGTACAAAAGAATGGATGTACTAATGATAACGATCGAATTCTGGATCTTTGTTTCTGCAGCAATGAAATTGCAAATACTTTTTCAGTTCAGAAAGCTCTTATTCCCCTAGTCAAAAGCAGTACTCATCATCCACCGCTTTACATCAACTTTCTCTGCAGCCAACCTGTCACATATAATGAAGTTACAGAAGCAATATCATACAACTTCCGTaaatctgattttatatcaatgaatcatttttttgaAAGCATTGATTGGAACAATGTACTTCTCCATTGTGACTCTCACCAAGCTGCTGAAAAACTGAGCCATGTATTGCTTTATGCCATCGACCAATTCGTTCCAAAAATTACAAACTCCCATCCCCAGCCTAAATGGGCCTGCAAGCGACTCAAAcgattgaaaactgcaaaaaaatccgctctgaaaaaatattcgaaataccGAACCGATTACCTTCAATCTCGATATTTAGCTTTAAATAACTCATACAAACGGCTTAACAGAAAATTATTCGCAGCTTACCAGAAGAAGGTACAAGACAATCTGAAAAATAATCCTAAAGCTTTTTGGAAGTATGTCAACGAGCAGAGAAAGGAAAGTGGACTTCCGAGTTCGATGGTCTACGGTGATGTCGAAGCAACTACGACTGAGAGTATTTGTAACCTTTTCCGTGAACACTTTGGCAGTGTATTCAGTAACGATAACCTTGACTACGAAGCAATCGAAAATGCTGCTAATAACGTACCTTACTATCCATCGGTGGGTTTTCCAGCCAGTGTTTCATTTGACGATGTTATTGAAGCGTGTAAAAATCTCAAATACTCTTCGAATCCAGGTCCTGACGGTATTCCATCAATAGTACTAAAAAAATGTGCTTATAGCATTGCAGCTCCACTAGCCTATGTGTTCAATTGTTCGCTGTCTTCTGGCGAATTCCCTAACATTTGGAAAAAGTCAATATTATTTCCTGTGCACAAGAAAGGCGACAAGCATATCATCTCGAACTATCGTGGTATTGCGTCATTGAGTGCAGCTTCCAAGTTGTTTGAGTTGATCGTCATGAACTTCATGTTTCGCTGCAGCTCACATTACATCTCTGCCGATCAACATGGATTTGTTCCTAGGCGCTCAACGAATACAAATTTAGTACGTTATACATCATTTATCATCCGTGAAATGGAAAAAGGTCATCAAATAGACGCTATTTATACTGATTTATCAGCTGCATTTGACAAGATTAATCATAGAATTGCATTAGCAAAACTTGAGCGCATCGGTTTCCACGGAAGGTTCCTTGACTGGATAAAGTCGTACCTTATTGGCCGCAAAATGTCGGTAAAAATCGGAGACATCACTTCTCAATCCTTTGCTATCACATCTGGCGTACCACAAGGAAGTCACCTAGGACCTCTTCTGTTTCTAATTTACATTAATGACGTCAATCTCTCGTTGAAATGCTCTAAGCTCTCATACGCAGACGACTTCAAATTATTCTTCAACGTGTCCTGCCAAAACGATGCTAAGTTTCTTCAGGaacaacttgatattttcggaaaCTGGTGTCAGGTCAACAGAATGGTACTGAACGCATCAAAATGTTCCATAATAAGCTTCAACCGTAAACGAAATCCAATAATGTTCAACTATTCGCTTCTCGGTGTTGATCTACATAGAGTAAGCTGCATCAAAGATCTTGGTGTCATACTTGATagcaaattaactttttgtgAGCATATATCGTACATCGTCTCAAAGGCATCCAAGCAACTCGGTTTTATCTTCCGAATGACGAAGTCGTTCAAAAACATCCACTGCTTAAAAGCATTATATATTGCCCTGGTTCGCTCTGTACTTGAGTTCTCGGCAGTagtctggtcaccttattaccgtAATGGAGTACAACGAATCGAAGCTGTGCAGCATAAATTTGT comes from Malaya genurostris strain Urasoe2022 chromosome 3, Malgen_1.1, whole genome shotgun sequence and encodes:
- the LOC131439098 gene encoding uncharacterized protein LOC131439098; the protein is MTSVQCSVCSARIISETDRIYCFGGCNQVLHMKCSDLGSACLGLMQKNIGLKYMCFDCRKHQTTLNDVLKMCSELLCKIDLLSTAVNNLEPKFLDTIKSQCQEVEDRVVLRIESTLENVAQTEETFATVTRSGKNSKRKATDLPSNDNTTNLTDNSGLLRSGKRRKTVFLKTDKANTKTSHSSESTSSLPSTEVACNETIMKMKQTVLFKPKKTQPIEATKQIIREKFDPVTFSVKEVQYRNTGEVSVRCDSNERALKLIDSAKTLLHENYDIELLRPLRPRLKIVGITDELSEEEIVEKIKLQNNLPETSYLKVIRVLNKQTRNNSGLTVIAETDALSFYQLTKLQRINIGWERCKVFEVVDVMRCYKCSEYGHKAATCVKQLCCPKCAEAHEANECVSDIAKCINCHNQNENLNALNTEKLDISHHSWSSQCPLYKKRLEKAKLRIDYTI